The DNA region aaaattttaaagaattaaagttttgttaattttaataatttataaataataaataagttttccaaaattacataatgaaaatttgaaaaaaaaaaaaaaggcataatTTGAGCGGCagtaagtcctttggccattctTTAATGCTACCTATTGTTTTGTAGGTGAgtgcaaaaaataatttattcataaaaaatttcataaggtTAAAGAGCATGATTGGGTTCATGGGCCTAACGGCGCCTACACGTTATTTATAGACAGAAAGTCTTTCCGTCGCACACCAGCTCCCCAACAATTTCCTTACGTGTCACTATCTGATTGGTTATTATCACGTGGCGTCAGTTCTAATTGGAGCAAACAAGTCGATGGCAGTATTACGCAGCTCTATAAAAACAAAGTAACACCACCGGAACTCAGAGCATTCGAGATTGAGATTTAGATCCACCAAATCACAGGGAAGGAGAGATGGCGGTCTCTCTACGTTTAGCCTTTTTAGTGTTCGTAGCTTTTGTTTCCTTTCAGTTGATTTCCGCTTCTGATGATGCAAAGGTAACTTATAACTCATctgtatatatgttttatgatttccttatttaataatttatttatgatatacgGTTCTACTGATGAAATTTGCAGATCCTCTACGAGTCCTTTAATGAGCCATTTGAAGGGCGTTGGATCGTATCTGACAAATCAGACTACCAAGGTGAGCAGTTTTAGTATTTGGATCTGAAATGATAGTGTTAATGgaagcttttgtttttttggttacTAGTTATTACTTGTGAATTTAATTAGATGTAGAGTTGTGCTTAAAGTTAGATGGGCATGAGCTAATTTTAGAGCTTGTTTATTTTTCAggttaatatgataattttatagataaaaagtGAGAGCTTTTAAGGGGATTCAATTCATTAATGATTTTGTAGTAAATGAGggttattattgttattgcGATTCCTTGTTGGGAGTTGATAAGTTACGGGTTCGTGATTAGGGAtagtatataataatacataaatctATACAACGCCACGTCAGGGTTTGAGTGTGCGTGGTTTTTTGGTTAACGATCTTATGAAAAGATGATTAACAGGGAGGCGTCTATTTGATGGAAATTTTAGAATTAGTGTCAATGAATTAGAATGTTTGTTGTCGTACCTAATTTTTGTGAGTTGCATAGTTGTTGTGCGTCGTTGAATTTATAATCATTTGGAATAAGATCATGAGTTTCTTCCGCCAAATGGGTTTGCTGCATTACTGtaatttaacccaaaaataGTATGGCTCAAATCTTAAAcaataattgtttgatttgtaagTAGATGGTTTTATGGAGTTGGATGTTCATCATGTTGTgctgtatttatatatataatatatatcttttctcATTTTAGGTGTATGGAAACACTCAAAGAGTGAAGGTCATGATGAATATGGCCTTCTTGTGAGTGAGCCAGCAAGGAAGTATGCAATTGTGAAGGAGCTTGATGAGCCCTTGTCTCTCAAGGATGGAACTGTTGTCCTCCAGTATGAGGTTCGCCTTCAGAATGGGCTTGAATGTGGCGGTGCATACCTGAAATACCTGCGACCCCAGGAGGCTGGTTGGAATCCTAAAGAGTTTGACAATGAATCTCCTTATACTATTATGTTTGGACCAGATAAATGTGGTGCCACTAACAAGGTTCACTTTATCTTTAAGCATAAGAATCCCAAGAGTGGACAGTATGTTGAACACCATCTCAAGTTCCCACCATCTGTCCCATCAGACAAACTTACTCATGTGTTCACTGCCATCCTGAAACCCAATAATGAGTTGCAAATTTTGATCGATggagaggagaagaagaaagcaaATTTCCTGTCATCTGAAGATTTTGAGCCCCCACTTATTCCCGCAAAGACAATTCCTGATCCTGATGACAGGAAGCCTGAGGATTGGGATGAGAGAGCTAAAATCCCAGATGCCAGTGCAGTTAAGCCAGATGATTGGGATGAAAATGCACCAATGGAAATCGAAGATGAAGATGCTGTGAAACCAGAAGGATGGCTAGATGATGAGCCTGAGGAGATTGATGATCCAGAGGCAACAAAACCGGAAGATTGGGATGATGAGGAGGATGGTGAATGGGAGGCCCCAAAGATTGATAACCCTAAGTGTGAGACAGCCCCTGGATGTGGTGAATGGAAGAGGCCAATGAAGAAGAATCCTGCTTACAAGGGTAAATGGCATGCCCCACTTATTGACAACCCCGATTTCAAGGGTATTTGGAAGCCACAAGAGATTCCAAATCCTGACTACTTTGAGCTTTCTAAACCTGACTTTGAGCCTATTGCTGCTACTGGCATTGAGATTTGGACCATGCAAGATGGTATTTTATTTGGCAATATTCTCATAGCAAAGGATGAGAAGGTTGCAGAGTCTTACCGGGAGAGCACGTGGAAGCCAAAGTATAATGCTGAGAAAGAGAAACAGAAGGCTGAGGAAGCAGCTGCTGGTTCACATGATCTTGCAGGCTTTCAGGTAACGGATTgggaaactttattttttatctttttggatAAGATTTTCGGCGGCACCGTTtgagtcattttctttttctcttttgcagAAGAAGGTATTTGATCTGCTGTACAAGATTGCAAACATTCCTTTCTTGGATGCATATAAACATAAGATTCTTGTAAGTTGACAGGCCATTTTGTTTATCATTGTGCCAACTCATTGATAGTGACAGGATTTTGACCAGAAATTCAACTTTTCTGGATAGGGTGTCATTGAAAAGGGAGAGGAACAACCAAACCTCACCATTGGTATTCTTGCTTCGGTTGTGGTGGTTTTCATCACAGTTCTATTGAAGATTATTTTCGGTGGGAAGAAGGTAAGTTTAGGAATCTCCTTTTTATTGTTAGTTCTTGGAAGTCATGTTTAATTAATACTTGTGTTTAACTGTAACGCTTGTTCACGCAGGCAAGAGTGGAGCCTACACCCCAACCCACAGCAGCTGCTGAGAGTTCCAACCAAGAAGAAAGCAGTAGTGgtaaaaaggaagaagaaagtgacAAGGAAGAGACTGGTGCTCCAGTTCGCAAGAGGCATACCCGTCGTGAAAATTAAATAGATGCAGGTGTTTGTTTACTAGAATCACTCTTGATAGTTTTATCAGGTGGCTGGACAATGGGTTTTTTGCAATATCATTTTAGCTCAGCTTCGAAAACACTAAAATGTACGAAGATTGAAGAGTGTAAATTGGATGGTTCATCCTGAGAGGGTTGATTTTGTCCCAATGGGggatttcatgttattttagttttaaagatatcaAAACGTCTTTGGTTTAATATCATTCATTTTGTTCTGATACGAtcatttatatatgataatgtTATTTGGCCCAAACGTTTTTAATTGTCGAAGGTTTTCTGTTAGAGCGAGTGTTTGTTACAATCTTTGTTTATATGCTCCTTTTGAGAGTTGTGATTGGTAATGACGTAGTTGGACTTTAAGAGTGCGACCTGCCTGAAGCCACAATTAGGAACAAATCTTCTTAACCAATTTCTCAATAATTAAGGTATTGATTACTCAGGTCTAGAGGACTACTGACAGTGGCTCCAAGAGAAGAATCatagagtaaattacattttctcaccAGGATTGGTTTAAGAGCACCTTTCCGTCTTTATGCTTTAAATAAATacctttttatctaaaattaaacttcaaaaaaaaaaaaaaaggatataataataattttactatcttttgaaaaattttaaaaatattttgttgtaaatCTCACTTGTACGTTTAAGACGTGATACTTGGATTCTTTGAAAGGTTTGAAATCTTGTATTTTCGATCATTGTAATGCATTGAAAACTTTAGTCATCAAGGACGTCTTTGACCACTATCCTGCTCTCATTGCCATCATAGCTTGGCTCCCACAACTTTCTCTCCTGGCACATTTGGGTTATCTATGATGAATCCAAAAATGAGCCGAAGTCCTAACTGAGATCCGATGACGAAAGATGTGAGAGTGAAAAGAAATTGGATGTTTGAATGTAATCTGGAAAATCCCCTGTAAAAAAAgatgttaaaagtaaaattaaattaaagcaaTTGCGCCCATTGCAGAACCGAATTGGTATGgctcattttatttttataaataataacaattaataatagGCCAAGgattatttcctacccaagtttaagtgtgaTCCTAAAGTCACATTCACAAGGTTTGAAGTCTCACTTATTGATCAATTGGGTTGaaatctaaaattatcattttataaataatattaaaaaaatataaaatttattacatttctcttaagttttaaaaactaacattttacctctcctaaagttttttaactttgaaaagtcacatttttctccctaaaacctaaaaagtTTTTTCTTCCCGTCTGACTATTTTCTCCAACGATCTAAAAATGACGACAATGAAGAGATCTAGTTTCTGGATCTCTTCATCTCCAACAAAGAGATTCcaaaagaaatcaaaaatcTCTTTCCTCATATCTTTATTTGGATCTCTTTGTCACATCCTTTCTAGATTTATTTACGTATATCAACCAACTATTTAAAGTAGAGAGGGGAGGTCGTGGACGTCGAAGATGATAACGAGagaggtgaaaaaaatttaaagagaaaatataacttttcaaaattaaaaactttaatatgagtaaaattattaatttttaaaatttaagaaagaaataataatgatttttatattttttaatattattaataaaataataattttgtctctactctaaaaaaaaattttaatgataattatgtCATaggtgagattttaaattttttaaatctcatatatataaCTTTGAAAACGCACCTAAACCtgaatgggaaatagtcattggcCTTTATAATACTCCCATCCACCTATCTACAGCGAAAATGGCTCACAGTTTGCCTTCGTCAAACAAGCTAAGTTTCACTTTCGAGTACTCTAGCAAGTTTGCCATACGGCCAGAGAATGTTCACACCAAAAAAAAACCCCAGATTAAACAGCGTTTCTGTAAGATGGACCCCATTATAACCGAATCAGTTCATCGTTTTGAACCAACGTCGTCAGTGCTGGGTTAAGAAGATTCAgctcaaaacaaaaattgttaataaaatccTTCCCAAAGGAAGACTGGACTAACTCGGTGCAGTTCACCTTATTATCTCatgcttaaaaaaaattgtaccctcaattacaaagaaatattcgaaattaaaaaagataataataagagAGTTAAGACAAAACTTAAGCAAGTAACTCCGCAACGTTTCACTGTTCCTACCTATAACTTACTTCATTTTAGGCCTATACCTCAATGAGGCCACTAGTTGATCTTTATCTGTTCTAGTTATAATCACCGTCGACCACCAGCCTTTCTAGCTGGAGGTGCCAAGTCTTCGTCATCTGACTGGACATCGCCATATTGCCACATCCCCAGCCTTCCAGTCTTGGCTTCTTCCTGGAACTTCTCCAGATTTTCGAGAGCAGCCTGCCTATCCCTGGCCTCCCATCTCTTCCTTCTTTCTACCCGAGCAAGTCCTTCCTGTAAATATATCAGATAATTCAGAAAATTGAACACACATCAGTcacaaaatagagaaaataagcACCAAAGTCAAGAGCACTCTAGATAATACAGACATCAAATATGACGACATAAACAAAGGGCTAATGTTCAAACCTGTAGCATAAGAGCATTTATGCTTATCTCAGCATCCACAGCAACAAGAGTTACAACAAGAGTCGTCCCAGTTCCCTGTCCCTTGATTTTTCCTCCAGAAGTATCCTTCTCCTCTACTTTAGCTCTAAATTCCTTTGAACTGCTTAATGTTTGCTCACTCAAAAATTCTGCAGCTTCAGAGCCATACTCATCCTCCAAGCCAGGAACCTTAATGTAAGCAAGGCTGCATAGCTCAGCCAGACCAGGTGCTGCAGATACTGAAGGATCAATACGCCTTAGGCTACTGTATGGAACAACTTCTTGATTTCCGTAATCGATGTAGAACACTTCAAACTTATCATTTAAAGATTCAACATTTCCCCGAGGTGCATCGACAATCTAAACATATGAAATCAGACTGATGTAAGCCAGAGAAACAACAAGACCAGgacttttgagtttgaattttacttgaaaaccaagaatcaaaacatatcTCACTAAATATAAGCTTTCGGTTTATAAATTTCTATAATAACCACTAATCATCTATCAAAAAACAGAAAGTAAAATTAGctgaaaattataatgaatgtaACATAATTAACATAGGAGGCTCTACTAACCATAGCCCGATTCCAGGAATTATCTGCACTAAATTGAGCAAGGACAATGTCACCCTTCTTAGGATTGAAAGAACCAATAACAGGAGCTTCTTGAAGATTCAATGAAGCAAGTTGTTGCTGAATTGATGCAACTTTTTGATCCCCAACTTGCTGGACATAAAATTTACCACCACCCAGAACTTCTGTGACTACTACCTGAAAATAAAGGTAAGGGAAACAGGTCATTCACTACACAAGACTCATAACGAGGAAGATAAATGATGCAATAGTATCTCTAGCACCTTCAGTACTTCTCTCTGTATACTTTCAACAGCAGAACTGCTGGTCGAGGCTACTTCCTCCCCTTCAATATAATTCTCCCAAATCTGTAACATTATTTCAATTAGAAGTCATCAACACAACACTACTGTAGTAATGCACATACATATTCTGATTCTTACTTTCAGTTTCTGAGATTTTGCAGATCGCTCCGCCTGTTCAAGAAGATGAGCTTCTGGAATCCTATCACTGCCAAAAGAAGTTTGCAGCTTTGCCAGGCCAGCTTCAAGAAGTGTCACTGCCATATTGGTTCTGGACTCCCACAAGGATCCCAAGAAAGTTCCAGTTCTATCAACTGTTTCCACTTCAATCTGGGTAAAAATATGCATATAGAGTTAATCAAGTACGAAAAACAACCAAAGTGGCTCTGCCAGGTTTAAAGGCGTGCAGTACCTCCACATCTCTCTGTAAAATCTTGCGTCTCATAAGAGCAATTGCTTCTTCAGAATAGGACTCACCACGACCAGGGCAACGGACACCAGAAAATGAAAAGGCAATGCTGCATGTTTCCTTGGGAATCAACAACTTAAATCGATGGCCACTAAGGACATATTCAACAATGGCAGGAATTCTCCTGCTCCGCTGGAGGAATGGCAAGAAATCTCTAGCTTTCTTGACTGATGCCTGTAAGTGACAATTAAAAATGGAATACACAATAAGAGACAAAGTTAGATAATGCAGTGACAACAAATATTATGGTAAGTTTCTAACCGTGGTCAAGTCTGTTATGTGCATGACTGGGGGATCCTTGGAAGAGTATACCCCTTTCTTCCCAGCACTAGCACGTGACTCAGCAGCAAGAAGAGCATCATAATAATTTGATCTTTCCTCAAAATCTCGATGCTTGATTATGTTGCCAAAGCCACGTGATACCACAAGCTCTGCTACATTGATACCAGTTGGCTGGCCAGCAGAATTGGATGGAACCATTGAAGATGTATCATCACCCTCTCCCTTAACAGAAGATTGGAGGAAGACTGATCCAAAATCCATTATTCTTGAATCTGAAGTTGTAGTTCCATCTGCCATGGGGACCTTCCTGGAATATTCCATTTGAACATTCACCTGCAAAAACGTTTAATAgaaacataaactaaaattgCCACAATAATTCAAATGATGTTCAATAAATAATGTTGCATACTTGTTTGCCAATGAGTCGTGTTCTTAAAAACTCTCTTGCTTCCTTGGCATAGGGGGCTGGCTTTTCATCTTTACGTGGATTGCCAATTTTTGGACACCTAATACTTGAAAGATTGACTCGTCGCTCAGCCAATGGACTACCATATGAGACAGAATCATCAGCCACAATGATGCAGTCCCCACTGACAACCTCCACAAcctgggaaaaaaaattaattgaatcagAATCCCATAAACATAAAGCAAGGAATCTTATGTAACCATAACTTAGAAGCAGGTACTACCTTTCCAGTGAAATTCTGGTCATGAATTGCTTTTGAATTTGTTGCTGGTGGTACATAGTTTGTCCAGATGCTCAACCGGCTTTTCTTGGCTTGAAGCTCTGCATTCTTTAGTCTTCGCTTAGCGTCTTCCTCCATCAAATTCGCACTCCATTCAACATATTTAGCTAAGCCCTAAGTTAAGAGTGAAAGTCTATTATAATAGCCAAATGCACTAGAGATGATAACAAGCACGATAAAATACAAtgacataaaaaagaaaaagtttcatTGGCATTTCATAGTATTAGTAGGGATAAGCAAAATTTATTGAACTTCTAAACTGCATCATCATGGAacagaattttaatttaaacccaTAGCTTAATGATTCAGCATAATGTAAAAAAAGGTACATCAATGACCAGTACACACACATAAAATATAGCTTTGGCAGAAATTGCAGCACATGCAAGCCTTATCTCCACTTCCACCTCTTATTGTGCAACTAGCACAACATTATGaacaaaaatcaaacatatacacAAGTCCTATCATACTAagtatcaaaacaaaatatttgcaGTGTCCCAGACACACTCACATACAAATTTGCATTTTAAAAGTGCCAGAACAATTTATCCAAGCCTCAAAGTGGAAAGATAATTCTATGTATAGATCACTGGTGAATTAATATGAAGCAACAATAGGCAAAAATTTCATCCACAAACTGATTTGTTCGATgtcatttcaaatattttcttgtgGACAAGGAACTGAAATATATAAAGACCACATCTGTCATCGTCCACAAGCCTCAATCATATCACACTAATTTTATGTAGTAATTAGTAATGTACAAGGAACTACAACAAAGAAGCAGATCCCAGCAACTAACATTAAATCATCACAATCCTCAATCCGTTATAAAATTATGGATATGTATAAAAGCAAGACAAAATCTATGGACATACATTTTCCACAAGTTCCAGTGCTAGGTCCTTAGCTGATTCTCCTTCAGGATAATACACTGAGCCaatcaaattattgaatttgtcAACACCTTCCAGAACAATGCGAACCTACCAAATAATCCATTTTGAGTTAAGACCATCAAATGAATATGAGGATAGACTTCAGTCGTAATTAACTTACGTCTCTGTTCAAGACACGAAGCTCTGTAAAATGTTTGGCATCCACCATATATGGATCATCAGTAGTTGTTACTGCTGATGCTGCAAGTGCAAGTCTCTGAGCAGAATTCAGTGGACCTTGAGATACACTTGAAATATCTCCATTGATCTCATCAGTGGTGGTATCTACTTCACTAGCAGCTACAGGCTTCCGACCAACTGCTGGGGCCTTAATTCAAATAGGAGAAATGACATGAAGAACTCATATTAGAATAGTGAAtaaggcaaaagaaaaaaaattcacataaaCTCAAATACCAATCAAGCTGTAAAATATCAACCTGAATTCCAGCCACAAGTACTCGGACATATTGAAATTCTGGAAGGAGGTAAACCTGTAAAGTGCTGCCATTTTGAACATGTTCAACCATACATTCCATGGGTCTACCCTTATTTGCAGCTAACAGACCCATTGCATCAAAATTACCAGAATCACCAATGGCAGAGGGAGGTAATTTCCTTATGGAAGCCTCAGCAGCACCTGGAACCTACAACCAGGAGAAAAAAACCATTCAGCCATTAGACAGTCATTACAAGTACATGTTTTCATTGCCAAACATATCAATGTTGCAGGAACTTTAATAGACCTGTCACATACAAATGGTCCAATAACTGAAGACATCACACAGATGCAAGTCTAAGTTTGACAACACAGTTACAAAATTATACCAGTAACCTTATTTAAGGAAGGcacctttttaataaaaaaatttcctatATTGTAGGTTCACTGTTTGTCACAGAAAAGAAGGTGagcaacccaaaaaaaaaaaaaaaaagaagaagaagatatttTATGGTTATGGCTTTATCAGTAAGAATTTCAGCTGTCAGAGAAAGAGAGGGatagaaaacagaaaattttaaattttagctgAAACTATGATAAGAAAGACTCTACAAAGGGTAATGAATGACATCCAATATATTTGCTTAAGGTTGTTGAAACCATAAAGGAAAAATAACTAATAAAGGACAAAGTCTTTACTTCATTGCCAAGGGTGAGAAAAGAGAAACCATTTCAAGACTTCATATTGTCTATGGCAAGTCAAAAGCATTTTGATCATGTACATGCTAtacttatataaaaaattataatacatcaACTGATGTTTaatgtcaaaaaaaaattgtgctgTGTAATTATAGAAACTCACAGCCCAACACCTCACTTTTGAAACTTATATACTGCCAGGAGCATCAACAAAAAGTTATGGGAAAACATACTAGTCTATCAATCTGAGTAAGCACTTACAATACGTCTAACACTCAAGTCCAAAGAAATATAGCTATTCAGCAAATATGAGCCTTGACAATCTACAATGCCATCTTACCCTCTCCAGCAATATTATTGCCACTAGCATGAGAGAACTTAAACTAAACTAATAAATTCAGCCAGCCACAGACTTCATTCAAGTCAACTGTCCACAGTTTCTGCTTTCAAAACATAATAGATcctagattttaataaaatattctagtTTAGATCTCTCCCTTTCATACTATGTCCGTTTAAGTAAAAGCAAACtgaaagaatcaaaatttcttACTTGCCTTCAGTTGCAAAATAGTGGCAGACTCACGATGTGAAAACTCCAGCTATCCaataaccaatttttattttgttcatcaTTATACAGTCATAGTAGACtgttttaaaagtaataaaatagcAGACCTTCAACTTTTTCCTTTGATTTATCCATATCCATCTGGATGGGTCATCTAAAACAAAACTAACTATGAAACTTCAACTTCAACAAATTGTGGTAAAACAAGCTAGATTGGTAGTAAGCAACAGCCTTGAAATAAGGGAAAGCGCACTGTGTTAATATATTGCCAAGCAAGCTCCAAACATGTCATTTGGAATTAACACACAAACTGATAACTCTGTTTAAAGTACCCTCGGTAtagatatttatatactcatttaATCAGACAAGCACCTTAAAATTATGTGCTCTTACTAAGTTAAAAGTGCAAAATTTTCCACTGAATTGATTATGGACATGTTCTTGCAAGGAACAAGAGTAGTAGAGGTTCTCAATTCATAAATCTTTCAGTTATCCAAAGCTAATGGATCGTTGCCAAAGGTCAGATTATTATATCCAAGAAACAGAAAGCAGCATTTTAGATTTAACATAGAACAAAAAGGAAGTAGGAAGGAGGGAAAAAAGAGAACCTTGGTCCAGCGGCCAACACCTTGTTGCTTTGCTTGCTCTTCTAGACGTAGCAATTCAACAAGGAAAGGACTTGCTTCACCTTTCTGGGAACCCTGCTCCTTGACCTGTATATAACAGAGTTTGCTAATAAAGACCCTAGGGTAAAGCAAAAGTCAATACCTccaaatccaaaaaata from Mangifera indica cultivar Alphonso chromosome 8, CATAS_Mindica_2.1, whole genome shotgun sequence includes:
- the LOC123223771 gene encoding calnexin homolog, which translates into the protein MAVSLRLAFLVFVAFVSFQLISASDDAKILYESFNEPFEGRWIVSDKSDYQGVWKHSKSEGHDEYGLLVSEPARKYAIVKELDEPLSLKDGTVVLQYEVRLQNGLECGGAYLKYLRPQEAGWNPKEFDNESPYTIMFGPDKCGATNKVHFIFKHKNPKSGQYVEHHLKFPPSVPSDKLTHVFTAILKPNNELQILIDGEEKKKANFLSSEDFEPPLIPAKTIPDPDDRKPEDWDERAKIPDASAVKPDDWDENAPMEIEDEDAVKPEGWLDDEPEEIDDPEATKPEDWDDEEDGEWEAPKIDNPKCETAPGCGEWKRPMKKNPAYKGKWHAPLIDNPDFKGIWKPQEIPNPDYFELSKPDFEPIAATGIEIWTMQDGILFGNILIAKDEKVAESYRESTWKPKYNAEKEKQKAEEAAAGSHDLAGFQKKVFDLLYKIANIPFLDAYKHKILGVIEKGEEQPNLTIGILASVVVVFITVLLKIIFGGKKARVEPTPQPTAAAESSNQEESSSGKKEEESDKEETGAPVRKRHTRREN
- the LOC123224522 gene encoding ribonuclease TUDOR 1-like produces the protein MAAPAAGGQWYRGKVKAVTSGDSLVVTALSALKAGPPRDKTLTLSSIIAPRLARRGGTDEPFAWDSREFLRKLCIGKEVTFRVDYTVASIGREFGTVILDDKNVAMLVVAEGWAKVKEQGSQKGEASPFLVELLRLEEQAKQQGVGRWTKVPGAAEASIRKLPPSAIGDSGNFDAMGLLAANKGRPMECMVEHVQNGSTLQVYLLPEFQYVRVLVAGIQAPAVGRKPVAASEVDTTTDEINGDISSVSQGPLNSAQRLALAASAVTTTDDPYMVDAKHFTELRVLNRDVRIVLEGVDKFNNLIGSVYYPEGESAKDLALELVENGLAKYVEWSANLMEEDAKRRLKNAELQAKKSRLSIWTNYVPPATNSKAIHDQNFTGKVVEVVSGDCIIVADDSVSYGSPLAERRVNLSSIRCPKIGNPRKDEKPAPYAKEAREFLRTRLIGKQVNVQMEYSRKVPMADGTTTSDSRIMDFGSVFLQSSVKGEGDDTSSMVPSNSAGQPTGINVAELVVSRGFGNIIKHRDFEERSNYYDALLAAESRASAGKKGVYSSKDPPVMHITDLTTASVKKARDFLPFLQRSRRIPAIVEYVLSGHRFKLLIPKETCSIAFSFSGVRCPGRGESYSEEAIALMRRKILQRDVEIEVETVDRTGTFLGSLWESRTNMAVTLLEAGLAKLQTSFGSDRIPEAHLLEQAERSAKSQKLKIWENYIEGEEVASTSSSAVESIQREVLKVVVTEVLGGGKFYVQQVGDQKVASIQQQLASLNLQEAPVIGSFNPKKGDIVLAQFSADNSWNRAMIVDAPRGNVESLNDKFEVFYIDYGNQEVVPYSSLRRIDPSVSAAPGLAELCSLAYIKVPGLEDEYGSEAAEFLSEQTLSSSKEFRAKVEEKDTSGGKIKGQGTGTTLVVTLVAVDAEISINALMLQEGLARVERRKRWEARDRQAALENLEKFQEEAKTGRLGMWQYGDVQSDDEDLAPPARKAGGRR